The DNA region GAGGACGCGGCCTTCGTGCAGTACCACCTGCGGCGCAGCACCGGCACGCTGCTGGCGCACTCCCTGCTGCCCCTCGGTGAGGCCCGGCGGGGAGGCTGCggcgcggggtccccctctcccCCGGGCGGGTGGGGCTGCGGGCGCTGTGTGTCGCGTTATAACTCCTGGGGTTGCGGTGTTTCAGTGCGGGAGCGCCGCAGCTTCTTTGTGATACGCACCCTTTTTAAGCTTTGAAACTATTTGGCTGCACTGGAGTGCACGTACTCGCAAAgccataatattttatttaaccaGCAAGTTCAAATCAGCTCCCTTCAGCGATATAATTCTGGTAAAAATAAGTGGCATCCCACAGGTTGGGACTTGCATCAGATTGCTTAGGCCAAGAGGCTTGGAATTTGAGTTACCGCCCAGAAATAAAACGGATTTGGAGGTGTGCTCACCGGTGAGATTAACTACACAACTGAGGGATATGCATTTATGTGTGTGCTTGTTTTCTGAAAGTAAATCTTTTTCCTTGCAGGATATTACCTTGGTATGTGCTTTGCTGCACCGGAaaaacatctttgttttttttacctgGCTTCAGAAGGATggaaaactttcttctttttcgCCGTTCTCCTCCCAGCAGTCACCAGTGCCCTGGCATATTACTGGTCACGGAAAGGTTGGAATAATCATCCGTTAGCTCGGACGCTTGCTGTTCATGCTCTCCCGCAGTCAGGTTGGAGGGCAGTAGCTTCTTCCATCAATATGGAATTCAGGAGAATCGACAAATTTGCTACTGGAGCCCCAGGAGCACGGGTGATTGTTACAGACACATGGGTGATTAAAGTGACCACCTACTGTTTACATGTTGCCCAGCAGCAGGATATTCATTTAACGGTTACGGACTCCAGACAGCATGAACTCTCACCAGACTCAAATATGCCTGTGCAGTTCCTCACCATCCGTGTTGCCAGTATTAATCCCTATGTGAAGGCATTTGATATTCGGTAAAACAA from Apteryx mantelli isolate bAptMan1 chromosome 5, bAptMan1.hap1, whole genome shotgun sequence includes:
- the TMEM129 gene encoding E3 ubiquitin-protein ligase TM129; amino-acid sequence: MESPAVTFTLAYVVFAVCFVFPPDEVRSAGLTVQSLLAGWLGSEDAAFVQYHLRRSTGTLLAHSLLPLGYYLGMCFAAPEKHLCFFYLASEGWKTFFFFAVLLPAVTSALAYYWSRKGWNNHPLARTLAVHALPQSGWRAVASSINMEFRRIDKFATGAPGARVIVTDTWVIKVTTYCLHVAQQQDIHLTVTDSRQHELSPDSNMPVQFLTIRVASINPYVKAFDIRLNSTEYGELREKLRAPISNAANVVIHQSLSDLFLETFTSLVEINQAYSLPSNQELEPCIGCMQTNANIKLIKNCQEPNEGECQQCYCRPMWCLTCMGKWFASRQDQQHPETWLSSQVPCPTCRAKFCILDVCMIR